In one Maniola jurtina chromosome 13, ilManJurt1.1, whole genome shotgun sequence genomic region, the following are encoded:
- the LOC123870672 gene encoding protein I'm not dead yet-like isoform X2 produces the protein MDSDTSESNLVILTNKVRFKRFLKIYRKTLLILLIPVIFMPIAFIGKNNAYLSFYIFLVTASFFAGDFLHPGVTSFLPIVFFTIMGTFNKKLINTIIISNSVLDCVAVMAMILAVEHSNIHKRAAIKILLIFGCSHFRLSFILFMSTAVLSMWFSNCMACGLMMPLVKAILKELEKMGIMETYEIIGKVTSDSINNEKYTPRPSDFTIFYFIGIAYSSSIGGMATFVGSETNQLFMNYCAAIFPDGPKVESPRYLLLTLPGVIIMEMFLYLWLNFYFLGMLRVQNYTALQASLTSDEEQFISVLLARQYQQMGKIKFPEMVVGTAVIMAAILQAMVYSNSTSYSDDDKFNTRRYVTTSVPSIICVLILFLIPSNMACLKFCRKQNASANITFDSLEDSGMTEEFEKFLSLFTACPPTAQACIVIVFCKILTEFASNATVGRCLLALIANVGVKSKVNPLYLMLSATLSTSLPFHLVTGTPAYAMIASYVHIPPRKLMVVGIGPSLLAIVLNLFTACVWSKVIWPEIDSYPAWADGMKINNIP, from the exons ATGGATTCGGATACTTC tgAAAGCAATCTCGTAATTCTTACAAACAAGGTTCGATTCAAGAGGTTTCTTAAGATTTATAGAAAAACACTGTTAATTCTATTGATCCCAGTAATCTTTATGCCTATTGCATTTATAGGCAAGAATAat gcataCCTAAGTTTTTACATCTTCCTTGTGACGGCAAGTTTCTTCGCAGGAGATTTTTTACATCCAGGCGTCACATCATTTCTTCCAATCGTGTTTTTCACCATAATGGGAACATTCAACAAGAAATTGATAAACACA ATAATCATAAGTAACTCTGTGCTGGACTGCGTAGCTGTTATGGCGATGATCCTAGCCGTGGAACATAGCAACATACACAAACGAGCAGCTATTAAAATTCTGCTGATATTTGGCTGTTCACATTTTAG AttaagctttattttatttatgtccaCTGCTGTGTTATCTATGTGGTTCTCCAACTGCATGGCATGTGGCCTTATGATGCCATTGGTCAAGGCAATTTTGAAGGAACTAGAAAAA ATGGGAATAATGGAAACTTACGAAATAATAGGCAAAGTAACATCAGACTCTATTAATAATGAGaaata TACTCCGAGACCGTCCGATTTTACGATATTTTACTTCATCGGCATCGCCTATTCTTCATCAATAG gTGGAATGGCAACTTTCGTTGGTAGTGAGACGAATCAACTCTTTATGAACTATTGTGCTGC AATCTTCCCAGATGGACCGAAGGTAGAGTCGCCCCGGTATTTGTTACTAACTCTACCCGGTGTAATAATAATGGAAATGTTTCTGTATTTGTGGCTAAACTTCTATTTCTTGGGAATGCTGAG GGTCCAAAACTACACAGCTCTCCAAGCCAGTCTGACCAGTGATGAAGAACAGTTCATATCTGTGTTGCTAGCTAGACAGTATCAGCAGATGGGGAAAATTAAATTTCCCGAAATG GTTGTAGGTACTGCAGTAATTATGGCAGCAATTCTTCAGGCAATGGTCTATAGTAATTCCACGTCCTatagtgatgatgataaatttaATACCAGACG TTATGTAACCACATCAGTGCCGTCTATAATTTGCGTTCTTATTCTATTCTTGATACCAAGCAACATGGCCTGCTTGAAGTTCTGTAGAAAACAAAACG CTAGCGCCAACATAACTTTCGATTCCCTGGAAGACTCCGGCATGACAGAAGAATTCGAGAAGTTTCTATCGCTGTTCACCGCTTGCCCCCCAACAGCTCAAGCCTGCATCGTGATTGTGTTCTGCAAGATTCTGACGGAGTTTGCTAGCAACGCCACAGTGGGGCGCTGTTTACTGGCACTTATTGCTAATGTG GGAGTGAAGTCTAAAGTGAACCCACTCTACCTGATGCTGAGTGCCACCCTCTCCACTTCTCTACCGTTCCACCTGGTCACGGGAACGCCGGCCTACGCGATGATAGCATCTTACGTTCACATCCCACCAAGAAAACTG ATGGTCGTCGGCATAGGTCCATCGCTGTTGGCGATTGTACTGAACTTGTTTACTGCCTGCGTGTGGTCTAAGGTCATTTGGCCGGAAATTGATTCATATCCTGCTTGGGCGGATgggatgaaaataaataatattccaTAA
- the LOC123870672 gene encoding protein I'm not dead yet-like isoform X3: MDSDTSESNLVILTNKAYLSFYIFLVTASFFAGDFLHPGVTSFLPIVFFTIMGTFNKKLINTIIISNSVLDCVAVMAMILAVEHSNIHKRAAIKILLIFGCSHFRLSFILFMSTAVLSMWFSNCMACGLMMPLVKAILKELEKMGIMETYEIIGKVTSDSINNEKYTPRPSDFTIFYFIGIAYSSSIGGMATFVGSETNQLFMNYCAAIFPDGPKVESPRYLLLTLPGVIIMEMFLYLWLNFYFLGMLRVQNYTALQASLTSDEEQFISVLLARQYQQMGKIKFPEMVVGTAVIMAAILQAMVYSNSTSYSDDDKFNTRRYVTTSVPSIICVLILFLIPSNMACLKFCRKQNDDSEPLPTSASGGFLTWSMVKNNLDWTVIFLTASANITFDSLEDSGMTEEFEKFLSLFTACPPTAQACIVIVFCKILTEFASNATVGRCLLALIANVGVKSKVNPLYLMLSATLSTSLPFHLVTGTPAYAMIASYVHIPPRKLMVVGIGPSLLAIVLNLFTACVWSKVIWPEIDSYPAWADGMKINNIP; encoded by the exons ATGGATTCGGATACTTC tgAAAGCAATCTCGTAATTCTTACAAACAAG gcataCCTAAGTTTTTACATCTTCCTTGTGACGGCAAGTTTCTTCGCAGGAGATTTTTTACATCCAGGCGTCACATCATTTCTTCCAATCGTGTTTTTCACCATAATGGGAACATTCAACAAGAAATTGATAAACACA ATAATCATAAGTAACTCTGTGCTGGACTGCGTAGCTGTTATGGCGATGATCCTAGCCGTGGAACATAGCAACATACACAAACGAGCAGCTATTAAAATTCTGCTGATATTTGGCTGTTCACATTTTAG AttaagctttattttatttatgtccaCTGCTGTGTTATCTATGTGGTTCTCCAACTGCATGGCATGTGGCCTTATGATGCCATTGGTCAAGGCAATTTTGAAGGAACTAGAAAAA ATGGGAATAATGGAAACTTACGAAATAATAGGCAAAGTAACATCAGACTCTATTAATAATGAGaaata TACTCCGAGACCGTCCGATTTTACGATATTTTACTTCATCGGCATCGCCTATTCTTCATCAATAG gTGGAATGGCAACTTTCGTTGGTAGTGAGACGAATCAACTCTTTATGAACTATTGTGCTGC AATCTTCCCAGATGGACCGAAGGTAGAGTCGCCCCGGTATTTGTTACTAACTCTACCCGGTGTAATAATAATGGAAATGTTTCTGTATTTGTGGCTAAACTTCTATTTCTTGGGAATGCTGAG GGTCCAAAACTACACAGCTCTCCAAGCCAGTCTGACCAGTGATGAAGAACAGTTCATATCTGTGTTGCTAGCTAGACAGTATCAGCAGATGGGGAAAATTAAATTTCCCGAAATG GTTGTAGGTACTGCAGTAATTATGGCAGCAATTCTTCAGGCAATGGTCTATAGTAATTCCACGTCCTatagtgatgatgataaatttaATACCAGACG TTATGTAACCACATCAGTGCCGTCTATAATTTGCGTTCTTATTCTATTCTTGATACCAAGCAACATGGCCTGCTTGAAGTTCTGTAGAAAACAAAACG ATGATTCTGAACCTCTACCTACATCTGCCAGTGGAGGGTTCTTGACGTGGTCCATGGTAAAGAATAACCTAGATTGGACTGTTATCTTCCTAACAg CTAGCGCCAACATAACTTTCGATTCCCTGGAAGACTCCGGCATGACAGAAGAATTCGAGAAGTTTCTATCGCTGTTCACCGCTTGCCCCCCAACAGCTCAAGCCTGCATCGTGATTGTGTTCTGCAAGATTCTGACGGAGTTTGCTAGCAACGCCACAGTGGGGCGCTGTTTACTGGCACTTATTGCTAATGTG GGAGTGAAGTCTAAAGTGAACCCACTCTACCTGATGCTGAGTGCCACCCTCTCCACTTCTCTACCGTTCCACCTGGTCACGGGAACGCCGGCCTACGCGATGATAGCATCTTACGTTCACATCCCACCAAGAAAACTG ATGGTCGTCGGCATAGGTCCATCGCTGTTGGCGATTGTACTGAACTTGTTTACTGCCTGCGTGTGGTCTAAGGTCATTTGGCCGGAAATTGATTCATATCCTGCTTGGGCGGATgggatgaaaataaataatattccaTAA
- the LOC123870672 gene encoding protein I'm not dead yet-like isoform X6 codes for MGTFNKKLINTIIISNSVLDCVAVMAMILAVEHSNIHKRAAIKILLIFGCSHFRLSFILFMSTAVLSMWFSNCMACGLMMPLVKAILKELEKMGIMETYEIIGKVTSDSINNEKYTPRPSDFTIFYFIGIAYSSSIGGMATFVGSETNQLFMNYCAAIFPDGPKVESPRYLLLTLPGVIIMEMFLYLWLNFYFLGMLRVQNYTALQASLTSDEEQFISVLLARQYQQMGKIKFPEMVVGTAVIMAAILQAMVYSNSTSYSDDDKFNTRRYVTTSVPSIICVLILFLIPSNMACLKFCRKQNDDSEPLPTSASGGFLTWSMVKNNLDWTVIFLTASANITFDSLEDSGMTEEFEKFLSLFTACPPTAQACIVIVFCKILTEFASNATVGRCLLALIANVGVKSKVNPLYLMLSATLSTSLPFHLVTGTPAYAMIASYVHIPPRKLMVVGIGPSLLAIVLNLFTACVWSKVIWPEIDSYPAWADGMKINNIP; via the exons ATGGGAACATTCAACAAGAAATTGATAAACACA ATAATCATAAGTAACTCTGTGCTGGACTGCGTAGCTGTTATGGCGATGATCCTAGCCGTGGAACATAGCAACATACACAAACGAGCAGCTATTAAAATTCTGCTGATATTTGGCTGTTCACATTTTAG AttaagctttattttatttatgtccaCTGCTGTGTTATCTATGTGGTTCTCCAACTGCATGGCATGTGGCCTTATGATGCCATTGGTCAAGGCAATTTTGAAGGAACTAGAAAAA ATGGGAATAATGGAAACTTACGAAATAATAGGCAAAGTAACATCAGACTCTATTAATAATGAGaaata TACTCCGAGACCGTCCGATTTTACGATATTTTACTTCATCGGCATCGCCTATTCTTCATCAATAG gTGGAATGGCAACTTTCGTTGGTAGTGAGACGAATCAACTCTTTATGAACTATTGTGCTGC AATCTTCCCAGATGGACCGAAGGTAGAGTCGCCCCGGTATTTGTTACTAACTCTACCCGGTGTAATAATAATGGAAATGTTTCTGTATTTGTGGCTAAACTTCTATTTCTTGGGAATGCTGAG GGTCCAAAACTACACAGCTCTCCAAGCCAGTCTGACCAGTGATGAAGAACAGTTCATATCTGTGTTGCTAGCTAGACAGTATCAGCAGATGGGGAAAATTAAATTTCCCGAAATG GTTGTAGGTACTGCAGTAATTATGGCAGCAATTCTTCAGGCAATGGTCTATAGTAATTCCACGTCCTatagtgatgatgataaatttaATACCAGACG TTATGTAACCACATCAGTGCCGTCTATAATTTGCGTTCTTATTCTATTCTTGATACCAAGCAACATGGCCTGCTTGAAGTTCTGTAGAAAACAAAACG ATGATTCTGAACCTCTACCTACATCTGCCAGTGGAGGGTTCTTGACGTGGTCCATGGTAAAGAATAACCTAGATTGGACTGTTATCTTCCTAACAg CTAGCGCCAACATAACTTTCGATTCCCTGGAAGACTCCGGCATGACAGAAGAATTCGAGAAGTTTCTATCGCTGTTCACCGCTTGCCCCCCAACAGCTCAAGCCTGCATCGTGATTGTGTTCTGCAAGATTCTGACGGAGTTTGCTAGCAACGCCACAGTGGGGCGCTGTTTACTGGCACTTATTGCTAATGTG GGAGTGAAGTCTAAAGTGAACCCACTCTACCTGATGCTGAGTGCCACCCTCTCCACTTCTCTACCGTTCCACCTGGTCACGGGAACGCCGGCCTACGCGATGATAGCATCTTACGTTCACATCCCACCAAGAAAACTG ATGGTCGTCGGCATAGGTCCATCGCTGTTGGCGATTGTACTGAACTTGTTTACTGCCTGCGTGTGGTCTAAGGTCATTTGGCCGGAAATTGATTCATATCCTGCTTGGGCGGATgggatgaaaataaataatattccaTAA
- the LOC123870672 gene encoding protein I'm not dead yet-like isoform X1: MDSDTSESNLVILTNKVRFKRFLKIYRKTLLILLIPVIFMPIAFIGKNNAYLSFYIFLVTASFFAGDFLHPGVTSFLPIVFFTIMGTFNKKLINTIIISNSVLDCVAVMAMILAVEHSNIHKRAAIKILLIFGCSHFRLSFILFMSTAVLSMWFSNCMACGLMMPLVKAILKELEKMGIMETYEIIGKVTSDSINNEKYTPRPSDFTIFYFIGIAYSSSIGGMATFVGSETNQLFMNYCAAIFPDGPKVESPRYLLLTLPGVIIMEMFLYLWLNFYFLGMLRVQNYTALQASLTSDEEQFISVLLARQYQQMGKIKFPEMVVGTAVIMAAILQAMVYSNSTSYSDDDKFNTRRYVTTSVPSIICVLILFLIPSNMACLKFCRKQNDDSEPLPTSASGGFLTWSMVKNNLDWTVIFLTASANITFDSLEDSGMTEEFEKFLSLFTACPPTAQACIVIVFCKILTEFASNATVGRCLLALIANVGVKSKVNPLYLMLSATLSTSLPFHLVTGTPAYAMIASYVHIPPRKLMVVGIGPSLLAIVLNLFTACVWSKVIWPEIDSYPAWADGMKINNIP; this comes from the exons ATGGATTCGGATACTTC tgAAAGCAATCTCGTAATTCTTACAAACAAGGTTCGATTCAAGAGGTTTCTTAAGATTTATAGAAAAACACTGTTAATTCTATTGATCCCAGTAATCTTTATGCCTATTGCATTTATAGGCAAGAATAat gcataCCTAAGTTTTTACATCTTCCTTGTGACGGCAAGTTTCTTCGCAGGAGATTTTTTACATCCAGGCGTCACATCATTTCTTCCAATCGTGTTTTTCACCATAATGGGAACATTCAACAAGAAATTGATAAACACA ATAATCATAAGTAACTCTGTGCTGGACTGCGTAGCTGTTATGGCGATGATCCTAGCCGTGGAACATAGCAACATACACAAACGAGCAGCTATTAAAATTCTGCTGATATTTGGCTGTTCACATTTTAG AttaagctttattttatttatgtccaCTGCTGTGTTATCTATGTGGTTCTCCAACTGCATGGCATGTGGCCTTATGATGCCATTGGTCAAGGCAATTTTGAAGGAACTAGAAAAA ATGGGAATAATGGAAACTTACGAAATAATAGGCAAAGTAACATCAGACTCTATTAATAATGAGaaata TACTCCGAGACCGTCCGATTTTACGATATTTTACTTCATCGGCATCGCCTATTCTTCATCAATAG gTGGAATGGCAACTTTCGTTGGTAGTGAGACGAATCAACTCTTTATGAACTATTGTGCTGC AATCTTCCCAGATGGACCGAAGGTAGAGTCGCCCCGGTATTTGTTACTAACTCTACCCGGTGTAATAATAATGGAAATGTTTCTGTATTTGTGGCTAAACTTCTATTTCTTGGGAATGCTGAG GGTCCAAAACTACACAGCTCTCCAAGCCAGTCTGACCAGTGATGAAGAACAGTTCATATCTGTGTTGCTAGCTAGACAGTATCAGCAGATGGGGAAAATTAAATTTCCCGAAATG GTTGTAGGTACTGCAGTAATTATGGCAGCAATTCTTCAGGCAATGGTCTATAGTAATTCCACGTCCTatagtgatgatgataaatttaATACCAGACG TTATGTAACCACATCAGTGCCGTCTATAATTTGCGTTCTTATTCTATTCTTGATACCAAGCAACATGGCCTGCTTGAAGTTCTGTAGAAAACAAAACG ATGATTCTGAACCTCTACCTACATCTGCCAGTGGAGGGTTCTTGACGTGGTCCATGGTAAAGAATAACCTAGATTGGACTGTTATCTTCCTAACAg CTAGCGCCAACATAACTTTCGATTCCCTGGAAGACTCCGGCATGACAGAAGAATTCGAGAAGTTTCTATCGCTGTTCACCGCTTGCCCCCCAACAGCTCAAGCCTGCATCGTGATTGTGTTCTGCAAGATTCTGACGGAGTTTGCTAGCAACGCCACAGTGGGGCGCTGTTTACTGGCACTTATTGCTAATGTG GGAGTGAAGTCTAAAGTGAACCCACTCTACCTGATGCTGAGTGCCACCCTCTCCACTTCTCTACCGTTCCACCTGGTCACGGGAACGCCGGCCTACGCGATGATAGCATCTTACGTTCACATCCCACCAAGAAAACTG ATGGTCGTCGGCATAGGTCCATCGCTGTTGGCGATTGTACTGAACTTGTTTACTGCCTGCGTGTGGTCTAAGGTCATTTGGCCGGAAATTGATTCATATCCTGCTTGGGCGGATgggatgaaaataaataatattccaTAA
- the LOC123870672 gene encoding protein I'm not dead yet-like isoform X7: MDSDTSESNLVILTNKVRFKRFLKIYRKTLLILLIPVIFMPIAFIGKNNAYLSFYIFLVTASFFAGDFLHPGVTSFLPIVFFTIMGTFNKKLINTVSTPRPSDFTIFYFIGIAYSSSIGGMATFVGSETNQLFMNYCAAIFPDGPKVESPRYLLLTLPGVIIMEMFLYLWLNFYFLGMLRVQNYTALQASLTSDEEQFISVLLARQYQQMGKIKFPEMVVGTAVIMAAILQAMVYSNSTSYSDDDKFNTRRYVTTSVPSIICVLILFLIPSNMACLKFCRKQNDDSEPLPTSASGGFLTWSMVKNNLDWTVIFLTASANITFDSLEDSGMTEEFEKFLSLFTACPPTAQACIVIVFCKILTEFASNATVGRCLLALIANVGVKSKVNPLYLMLSATLSTSLPFHLVTGTPAYAMIASYVHIPPRKLMVVGIGPSLLAIVLNLFTACVWSKVIWPEIDSYPAWADGMKINNIP, translated from the exons ATGGATTCGGATACTTC tgAAAGCAATCTCGTAATTCTTACAAACAAGGTTCGATTCAAGAGGTTTCTTAAGATTTATAGAAAAACACTGTTAATTCTATTGATCCCAGTAATCTTTATGCCTATTGCATTTATAGGCAAGAATAat gcataCCTAAGTTTTTACATCTTCCTTGTGACGGCAAGTTTCTTCGCAGGAGATTTTTTACATCCAGGCGTCACATCATTTCTTCCAATCGTGTTTTTCACCATAATGGGAACATTCAACAAGAAATTGATAAACACAGTAAg TACTCCGAGACCGTCCGATTTTACGATATTTTACTTCATCGGCATCGCCTATTCTTCATCAATAG gTGGAATGGCAACTTTCGTTGGTAGTGAGACGAATCAACTCTTTATGAACTATTGTGCTGC AATCTTCCCAGATGGACCGAAGGTAGAGTCGCCCCGGTATTTGTTACTAACTCTACCCGGTGTAATAATAATGGAAATGTTTCTGTATTTGTGGCTAAACTTCTATTTCTTGGGAATGCTGAG GGTCCAAAACTACACAGCTCTCCAAGCCAGTCTGACCAGTGATGAAGAACAGTTCATATCTGTGTTGCTAGCTAGACAGTATCAGCAGATGGGGAAAATTAAATTTCCCGAAATG GTTGTAGGTACTGCAGTAATTATGGCAGCAATTCTTCAGGCAATGGTCTATAGTAATTCCACGTCCTatagtgatgatgataaatttaATACCAGACG TTATGTAACCACATCAGTGCCGTCTATAATTTGCGTTCTTATTCTATTCTTGATACCAAGCAACATGGCCTGCTTGAAGTTCTGTAGAAAACAAAACG ATGATTCTGAACCTCTACCTACATCTGCCAGTGGAGGGTTCTTGACGTGGTCCATGGTAAAGAATAACCTAGATTGGACTGTTATCTTCCTAACAg CTAGCGCCAACATAACTTTCGATTCCCTGGAAGACTCCGGCATGACAGAAGAATTCGAGAAGTTTCTATCGCTGTTCACCGCTTGCCCCCCAACAGCTCAAGCCTGCATCGTGATTGTGTTCTGCAAGATTCTGACGGAGTTTGCTAGCAACGCCACAGTGGGGCGCTGTTTACTGGCACTTATTGCTAATGTG GGAGTGAAGTCTAAAGTGAACCCACTCTACCTGATGCTGAGTGCCACCCTCTCCACTTCTCTACCGTTCCACCTGGTCACGGGAACGCCGGCCTACGCGATGATAGCATCTTACGTTCACATCCCACCAAGAAAACTG ATGGTCGTCGGCATAGGTCCATCGCTGTTGGCGATTGTACTGAACTTGTTTACTGCCTGCGTGTGGTCTAAGGTCATTTGGCCGGAAATTGATTCATATCCTGCTTGGGCGGATgggatgaaaataaataatattccaTAA
- the LOC123870672 gene encoding protein I'm not dead yet-like isoform X4: MDSDTSESNLVILTNKVRFKRFLKIYRKTLLILLIPVIFMPIAFIGKNNIIISNSVLDCVAVMAMILAVEHSNIHKRAAIKILLIFGCSHFRLSFILFMSTAVLSMWFSNCMACGLMMPLVKAILKELEKMGIMETYEIIGKVTSDSINNEKYTPRPSDFTIFYFIGIAYSSSIGGMATFVGSETNQLFMNYCAAIFPDGPKVESPRYLLLTLPGVIIMEMFLYLWLNFYFLGMLRVQNYTALQASLTSDEEQFISVLLARQYQQMGKIKFPEMVVGTAVIMAAILQAMVYSNSTSYSDDDKFNTRRYVTTSVPSIICVLILFLIPSNMACLKFCRKQNDDSEPLPTSASGGFLTWSMVKNNLDWTVIFLTASANITFDSLEDSGMTEEFEKFLSLFTACPPTAQACIVIVFCKILTEFASNATVGRCLLALIANVGVKSKVNPLYLMLSATLSTSLPFHLVTGTPAYAMIASYVHIPPRKLMVVGIGPSLLAIVLNLFTACVWSKVIWPEIDSYPAWADGMKINNIP, translated from the exons ATGGATTCGGATACTTC tgAAAGCAATCTCGTAATTCTTACAAACAAGGTTCGATTCAAGAGGTTTCTTAAGATTTATAGAAAAACACTGTTAATTCTATTGATCCCAGTAATCTTTATGCCTATTGCATTTATAGGCAAGAATAat ATAATCATAAGTAACTCTGTGCTGGACTGCGTAGCTGTTATGGCGATGATCCTAGCCGTGGAACATAGCAACATACACAAACGAGCAGCTATTAAAATTCTGCTGATATTTGGCTGTTCACATTTTAG AttaagctttattttatttatgtccaCTGCTGTGTTATCTATGTGGTTCTCCAACTGCATGGCATGTGGCCTTATGATGCCATTGGTCAAGGCAATTTTGAAGGAACTAGAAAAA ATGGGAATAATGGAAACTTACGAAATAATAGGCAAAGTAACATCAGACTCTATTAATAATGAGaaata TACTCCGAGACCGTCCGATTTTACGATATTTTACTTCATCGGCATCGCCTATTCTTCATCAATAG gTGGAATGGCAACTTTCGTTGGTAGTGAGACGAATCAACTCTTTATGAACTATTGTGCTGC AATCTTCCCAGATGGACCGAAGGTAGAGTCGCCCCGGTATTTGTTACTAACTCTACCCGGTGTAATAATAATGGAAATGTTTCTGTATTTGTGGCTAAACTTCTATTTCTTGGGAATGCTGAG GGTCCAAAACTACACAGCTCTCCAAGCCAGTCTGACCAGTGATGAAGAACAGTTCATATCTGTGTTGCTAGCTAGACAGTATCAGCAGATGGGGAAAATTAAATTTCCCGAAATG GTTGTAGGTACTGCAGTAATTATGGCAGCAATTCTTCAGGCAATGGTCTATAGTAATTCCACGTCCTatagtgatgatgataaatttaATACCAGACG TTATGTAACCACATCAGTGCCGTCTATAATTTGCGTTCTTATTCTATTCTTGATACCAAGCAACATGGCCTGCTTGAAGTTCTGTAGAAAACAAAACG ATGATTCTGAACCTCTACCTACATCTGCCAGTGGAGGGTTCTTGACGTGGTCCATGGTAAAGAATAACCTAGATTGGACTGTTATCTTCCTAACAg CTAGCGCCAACATAACTTTCGATTCCCTGGAAGACTCCGGCATGACAGAAGAATTCGAGAAGTTTCTATCGCTGTTCACCGCTTGCCCCCCAACAGCTCAAGCCTGCATCGTGATTGTGTTCTGCAAGATTCTGACGGAGTTTGCTAGCAACGCCACAGTGGGGCGCTGTTTACTGGCACTTATTGCTAATGTG GGAGTGAAGTCTAAAGTGAACCCACTCTACCTGATGCTGAGTGCCACCCTCTCCACTTCTCTACCGTTCCACCTGGTCACGGGAACGCCGGCCTACGCGATGATAGCATCTTACGTTCACATCCCACCAAGAAAACTG ATGGTCGTCGGCATAGGTCCATCGCTGTTGGCGATTGTACTGAACTTGTTTACTGCCTGCGTGTGGTCTAAGGTCATTTGGCCGGAAATTGATTCATATCCTGCTTGGGCGGATgggatgaaaataaataatattccaTAA